GCGGCGAGTTTTGGCGGCTTGCGCGCGATCAGCGCCGCGAGCCAGGGCGAGGGTTTTCCTCTGCCGTGTCGCGCCTGCCGGATGACGGCGGTCGCGCCGCTCACCAATGCGCTGCGCAAGGCCTCGTCGCCGGCGCGGGTGATCCCCCCGAGTTTGACCTTGCCGGCGGTCGAATGATCCTTCGGCGTCAAGCCGATCCAGGCCGCGAACTGGCGTCCCGAACGAAACAAACTCGGGTCGAGCGTCTTCATCGACAGCAACGCCGCGCCGATCGGCCCCAGTCCCGGAATGCGCACGAGCCGGCGGCTGCGCGCGTCTTGCCGGCGCCAGGCGGAAAGCTTGGCGTCGACATCCCTGATCTTTGCCTTAAGCTGCGCGTATTCTTCCGCCTGCGTCATGAACAAATCGCGCGCCAAGGCCGGCAAACTCTCGTCCGCTTCAAGCCGCGCGAGCAGCGGCTCGATCTTGTCGAGACCCTTGGCGGCGATCAATCCAAACTCCGCCGCGTAGCCGCGAATGGCGTTCGCAAGCTGCGTGCGATTGCGGATCAGCCGATCGCGCACGCCGATCAGCATCAGCGCCGCTTGCTCCTCCTTGCTCTTGACCGGCGCAAAACGCATCGTCGGCCGGCTCATCGCTTCGCACAGCGCCTCGGCGTCGGCCGCGTCGTTCTTGCCGCGTTTGACATAGGGCTTCACCAGCTGCGGCGGCAAAAGCTGCACCTCGTGACCAAGTTCAGAAAGCGTGCGCGCCCAATGATGCGCCGCGCCGCAAGCCTCGATCCCGACAACCATCGGCGAAAGTCCCGCAAAGAACGCTACGACCTCCTTGCGCCGCAGCCTTTTGCGCAAAACCGGCCGCTCGGCGGCGTCCACCCCGTGAAGCTGAAAAAAATGTTTCGACGTATCCATGCCAATGCGGATAATCTCGTTCACGGACGGCTCCCTCGTTTGAGATTCGACAACCTCATTCTGGCACAAACGATGCCGTCGGGGGCCGTCCACCCCATCAGATAATGGCAATCGAATCCCGGCTAACGACAATCAGATCCCGGTTAACGACAAGAAATTCACCTGATAACAGGCCCAGCGTCCCGTGTTTCTGGCTCCATGCCTCCTTTTTTGCAGCATAGAATCGACGTCAGGACACTGAAATCACGTGGGTTCGTGGGAGACGATGGGGTGAAGCCTGAATTTTCTCTGTTCTTATTCTTGAGCCAGGGAGGGGAGTGAGGCGAGACGGGTTCGCAGGATACTGCGTCATCAGCAAATGATTTCAATGAGTTATGTTTTCTGCCCAGGCGTTGTGGGGCCGATTTGGCGCTGATTGCGTCAGCGCTTCCGTGCGCGGCAGTGCGTTAAATGGCTCGCCAACCGCGTCTTCGAGAACTACGACGCAATCATCGAAGCCGCCTGCGACGCCTCAGCAAGCGCTGGGCGGGTCATCGCGCCATGACGGTCCGCTTCAAACTCCGTTGTTCAAGCACACGACTCTTGACGCCCCAGCAACACTCAAGAAGACTGTGTTCGTTACGCGCGGAGCGGAATTCTACGTAGAATTGGCGAAAACAACCGTGGGAAATTCAACGCGCGCTTTTGCGCGGTGAAACCGTCCAGTCGGGTGACGAAGCCTGGGAAGAGCGAAGCTCGCTTGGGCGGAACAAGGTCGCACGGCTCGCATCATCATTGGCTGCGCCCGCTGGCCAGCAGGTTGATATTGCACTAACATTTCAACTTGGCCGTCCCTGGGAAAGACCGATCGATGATAACTATCAAAAGATTACGACGGACAAGGCTGCAATGACGCAGCTGGGGCGGAAAGCGAATTTCGGACTTAAGGCCGCCCATGAGGAACGGGCGCGGCGCAATGAACTTGCGCTGCGCTTAGCGCTGGGCGCGGTTCCCATGATCAGCTTCGAGTGGGACATCGTGCGGGATATCGTGCGGCGGTTTGATCCGTTTGACTCCGACATGTCCTCGTCGAGCACAGGCATGTTCAGCCGGTTTGCCGCAGTCCGGGATGCTGTCCATCCAGAAGATCAAGCGCGATTTTGCGCAGATATCGAAGCAGCGCTGCTCGGTGAGACTGAACGGTTTGAGACCGAAATCCGAACCCTTGGTCCAGATGGAATAGTCACATGGTTCCGCGAACGAGGGGTCGTCGAGCGAGACCAGCGAGGGCGTCCGCTTCGCATGATCGGGGTCGCCCACGATGTCACCGCGCAGCGCGGTAAGCCCTCATTGGAAGCGGCGTCCGCCTGCACGGCCGCGAACGCCGCCCCGTCGCTCAGGGCTCTGGTGATTGATGAAAATCGTGACGGCGCTGACGCGCTTGCGCTGCTGCTTGGAACATTCGGGGCCCGTGTGCGGCTTGCTTACAGCGGCGCGGGCGGCCTTGCCGCGCTGAATGAATTCAAGCCGCCACTGGTGTTTCTTGATATCGGCATGCCCTATTTGGATGTCGTTGATCTGATCCGTCGCATTCAATTGCCCGAAGGCGACAGAATCTCTCTCGTCGCCCTCAGCGCTTCACGCGCCGAGCGCACGGTTCAGCTCGTTAAGGATGTCGGTTTCGACGGTCTATTGACTAAGCCGGTCCGATTTGAAGCGCTTCTCGATCTGCTGGAGGAGTTGTCTTGTCTGGGACGAAGCGAGGCTAAGGCGCGACGCCAAACATAGAGATCAGCGGCATTGCTGGCGTTCCTCCCCAAGCCTTGACCCGACGAGACGCCTTCAAAGCGATCGCTACTGCTCAGCTCGCGGCGCCGAGCCAAATCGGGCGAATTGGTTAACGGCGCGGATTTAGCTATATTCAGGGAACGCAGCCGAGCACGGTGATCGCCCATGCCTCCCGCATTCCGTCATATCCTGATCATATTTGCCTCAGCAGCGGCTGGGGCGGGCCTTGCCGGATGCGCCAGCACGCGGACGGCTCCGACACTGAGCGCCTCCGCCGTCGCGCCGACGCCTCGCAGCGATCCTGCCGGGCCGGCGGGACGCATCGACGCAGTCGCCGTCCAGGGCGGCAATCTCTACGGCGAGATGAAGGACGCCGGTTTCATCGTTCCAGCGGTCAGACCGGGCCTCGTCGATTCAGCATTCCATCGCGCCAACGTCGCCTACGCGACCAGAGAAACTCCAGGGACGATCGTGGTCGATCCCGCCGGACACTATCTCTATTACGTCGAGGCGGGCGGCCGGGCGACCCGCTATGGCATCGGCGTCGGGCGCGACGGGTTCGCCTGGTCAGGGGAAGCGACGATCAAGAGTAAGCAGGAATGGCCGGACTGGTATCCGCCGAAAGAAATGATCGAACGCAGGCCCGACCTTAAAAAGCAGCTGGTTGAGCTGCAAAGCGGTCTTGGCATGCATGGCGGTCCTGGCAATCCGTTAGGGGCCCGCGCAATGTATCTCTGGCAAGGGGACCGAGATACGCTCTTTCGCATCCACGGCACGAATGAGCCATGGACAATCGGCAAGAGCCAATCGTCTGGCTGCATCCGGATGATCAATCAGGACGCGATGGATCTCTACCAAAAAACCGCCGCTGGAACCCGCGTCGTCGTTCTTCCCGCCAAAGTGGCGCGCCGGTGAGCCTCTCCGGCTAAGGCCATGCCAGTGAGCCGAATGCGGATGGGATTTCGAGGGCGCCCCTGATGATCTCGGGCGTGAGCCCGCTATCCGTCTGGCGCTCACGCTCGCAATGGAGTTTCCCTGAGCGGGCGAACCCCGCTCATCCCGCCAAGGCCGGATAATCCGTGTACCCCACCGGGCCCTTCGTATAGAAGGTCGCCGGTTGGGGCTCGTTCAACGCCGCATGCCTGCGAAGACGCTCGGGCAGGTCCGGGTTGGCGATGTAGAGCCTGCCGAACGCCGCCGCGTCGGCGTCGCCCGCGACGATTGCGGCTTCGGCGGCTTGAGCGTCATAGCCCTCATTGACGATATAGGGGCCGCCGAATTCCCTCTTGAGAACGCGCCCGAGCGCGTCGGGCCCCGGATGTTCGCGGGCGCAGATGAAGGCGACGCCCCGCTTGCCGAGTTCACGCGCGACATATCCGAAGGTCGCCTCAGGGTCGGAATCGCCCATTGAGTGGGAATCGCCACGCGGCGCCAGATGCATGCCCACGCGGCCTGGTCCCCAGACGGCGATAGCGGCGTCGGTCGCTTCAAGCATCAGGCGCGCGCGGTTTTCGACCGGGCCGCCATAGCGGTCCGTTCGCCTGTTCGCGCTGTCCTGGAGAAACTGGTCGAGCAGATAGCCGTTGGCGCCGTGCAACTCCACGCCGTCGAAACCGGCCGCCTTGGCGTTTTCAGCGCCGCGCCGATAGGCCTCGACGATTTCCGCGATCTCGGAAAGCGGCAGGGCGCGGGGGATCGGATAGGGCTGGTACGGGCGCAAAAGGCTCACATGTCCGGCCGGCGCGATCGCGCTTGGCGCGACAGGAGATGCGCCGTTGAGATAGATCGGATGCGACACGCGCCCGACATGCCAGAGCTGCAGCATGATCCGTCCGCCAGAATCGTGAACCGCCTCGGTGATCCGACTCCATCCTTCGGTCTGCGCGTCCGACCAAATCCCCGGCGTGTCGGGATAGCCGACGCCCATCGGCGTGATGGATGTGGCTTCAGTGAGGATGAGGCCGGCGGAAGCGCGCTGCACATAATAGTCCCTCATGAGCGCGTTGGGGACGCGCCCTTCGCTGGCGCGGCAGCGGGTGAGAGGCGCCATGATGATACGGTTCGGCAACTCCATCTCGCCGAGACGCACGGGCTGAAACAAGATCGACATTTGGATCTCTGCCTACGGAAGGACGTAATTTGATCGGAAGGGGTTCACTTGCTCGGCTCCGCGCGCCGATCTTTACAAACGTCAAACATCATCCCAGCCTTATGTTTTGAACCGTTGAGACAAGCCTGAACGTTTCTACGGGATTTTCCGGTACTGACAATGCCACGCGAGGTGTTTGATCTGGCGAACACCGAGAGACTGGAGTGAAAGATGAGCACGACCCTTCTCAGCGACTGGACTCTCGCCGCATTCAAACAAAGGGAGGAAGAGCGTCGTAGAGAAGAAAATCGTCGTGGTAGAGCGCAGGTTGATGCGGCTTCGTTGGCGCCAGCCGAGGCGGCGCCGCGTGAGAACGAGATGCTGCGCAGCGAGTGGACGATCGCTGCTTTGCAAAAAAGATTTGGCGCTTTGGAGCAAAGACTCGCCGCTGTGGAACTAAGAGAAGAAGAGCGCCGGCGATCTGAACTCGTCGAGGCCGCGGCGCGCGCCCGGCGAGAGGAAGAGCAGGAACAGGTCGTTTTGGGCGCCTCGAACGACGCACCTCCGGATCAGAGTCATGCGCACTGGAATGAGATCGAACAGCCGCAATTGGTCCAGGCAGCGTTTGAACCGCAAGAGGAAGGAACGATCTTGCGCGCCCAGGAGCAAGTATTTGAGCAAAAAGCCCCCGAGATTGTAGGAGACAGTCAAGGATACGAAAGTCGTTCCGAAGTCCGTCCTGCTCGCCGTCGCGGGACGATCGTGTACAGGTTCGTTTCTGTCGTCATCACGGCTTTGATCGCCGCAGCGATAGGTTTCGGGCTCGCCGTTTTCACTGTGCCGATCGAGAAAGCGACGCAAGTCCATACCTACGTTAATCGCACGCTCGACGGCTTGCGTTCATTACAGAAAAAGCACTGAGCCTGGTGGTGGATGCCTCGTCGTCGCTCGGGCTCAAATGTTCGACGATTGCGCATCGAACTCCGGCAGCGAAGCTGCGAATTTTTCAAGAAGCCGCGCAAACTGTCCGCTGTAAAAGTCCGAAAGGATGCGTGCGCGCATTCGCCCTGCCAAGCTCGGAGTAGAGCCAATGCCGAGACCTGCGACGCCATCGTCATCGGAGCAGGACGGAACGGCCTCGCCTGCGCCTGCTATCTCGCCAGAGCAGGGCTTTCGGCGCCGCAGTCCCGACTGGAATTGTCGGGAGCGGCTAGTTCGCGCAGCGTTCGGACAGAAACTTCGCGTCGATCGTGAACCCTGAGCGACGGGAACTGGCCGTCGTTTTCGACTGCGCGCGATACCAGCTCTGGAAATCGCCGGTGAACAGCAGACTCGTGACGTCACGCGCGTCCTTCGGGCCGCATTCGATGGTGACGATGATCTGATCATTCGCGTGCGCAATAGAAGGCTTCGCGCAACTTTCGTCCTGGGCGCCGACGATGCTATCGCCGTCTTCGATACAGACGTCATGGGTCTGCAGCCCGATCTCCGGCGAGATCGTCGAAATACGCCATAGGCCCGGCCGGCGCTTTGGCAATTCCGCGTCGCTCGCGAATGCAGGCGAATGCGCGCCCGCAAACAGCAAGAGAGCGACGACGAGACCGGGGAAAACAATTTGCGCGCGTTGCATCTTCATTCCTTATCGCGAAAGCGCATGGCGATCTACGTCCTACCGGCGCCGTGGCCGATGGCTGCCGCTATTTCCCTGCGTGCCCAGGAGATTGTCCTGTTGCGTCTTTGCGCCGCCGTACATAGCTTTGCAGGGCCATATGCCGGGGATTCGCGTGATGAGGTCGCCCAATCTGAAGTGGATCGGTCGCGACCTTTTTATTGCCGCGAGCGCGCTTCTTTTCGTCACCGCGCCCCTGTGCGCCTTAGCTGCGGAGATTACTCGCGCAGAGATCGAACAAAAGCTCGCCGAAGCGCATGGTGAGCCGATCGATCTTTCAAATCTCGATCTCTCAGGCGTCGATCTGTCCGGCCTTAACATGCATGGCGCTGACTTCTTCTCCACCAGGCTCGCGGGCGCAAAGCTTGCGAAGGCCGATCTGTCAGCGGCGAATTTCACGCGCGCCGATTTGCAGAACGCCGACTTCTCGGGCGCTCAGATGAAAGCCGCGGCGCTTTACGCCGCGCTTCTCGACGGCGCGAATTTTGCCGATGCCGACCTCTCGAATGTGCGGATCATTGGCGGTGGAAAGGGC
This window of the Methylocystis hirsuta genome carries:
- a CDS encoding IS110 family transposase; the protein is MNEIIRIGMDTSKHFFQLHGVDAAERPVLRKRLRRKEVVAFFAGLSPMVVGIEACGAAHHWARTLSELGHEVQLLPPQLVKPYVKRGKNDAADAEALCEAMSRPTMRFAPVKSKEEQAALMLIGVRDRLIRNRTQLANAIRGYAAEFGLIAAKGLDKIEPLLARLEADESLPALARDLFMTQAEEYAQLKAKIRDVDAKLSAWRRQDARSRRLVRIPGLGPIGAALLSMKTLDPSLFRSGRQFAAWIGLTPKDHSTAGKVKLGGITRAGDEALRSALVSGATAVIRQARHGRGKPSPWLAALIARKPPKLAAVALANKIARIAWKLMKTGESYDARRASGAAAQAA
- a CDS encoding response regulator, encoding MRGETVQSGDEAWEERSSLGRNKVARLASSLAAPAGQQVDIALTFQLGRPWERPIDDNYQKITTDKAAMTQLGRKANFGLKAAHEERARRNELALRLALGAVPMISFEWDIVRDIVRRFDPFDSDMSSSSTGMFSRFAAVRDAVHPEDQARFCADIEAALLGETERFETEIRTLGPDGIVTWFRERGVVERDQRGRPLRMIGVAHDVTAQRGKPSLEAASACTAANAAPSLRALVIDENRDGADALALLLGTFGARVRLAYSGAGGLAALNEFKPPLVFLDIGMPYLDVVDLIRRIQLPEGDRISLVALSASRAERTVQLVKDVGFDGLLTKPVRFEALLDLLEELSCLGRSEAKARRQT
- a CDS encoding L,D-transpeptidase, which produces MPPAFRHILIIFASAAAGAGLAGCASTRTAPTLSASAVAPTPRSDPAGPAGRIDAVAVQGGNLYGEMKDAGFIVPAVRPGLVDSAFHRANVAYATRETPGTIVVDPAGHYLYYVEAGGRATRYGIGVGRDGFAWSGEATIKSKQEWPDWYPPKEMIERRPDLKKQLVELQSGLGMHGGPGNPLGARAMYLWQGDRDTLFRIHGTNEPWTIGKSQSSGCIRMINQDAMDLYQKTAAGTRVVVLPAKVARR
- a CDS encoding alkene reductase, which encodes MSILFQPVRLGEMELPNRIIMAPLTRCRASEGRVPNALMRDYYVQRASAGLILTEATSITPMGVGYPDTPGIWSDAQTEGWSRITEAVHDSGGRIMLQLWHVGRVSHPIYLNGASPVAPSAIAPAGHVSLLRPYQPYPIPRALPLSEIAEIVEAYRRGAENAKAAGFDGVELHGANGYLLDQFLQDSANRRTDRYGGPVENRARLMLEATDAAIAVWGPGRVGMHLAPRGDSHSMGDSDPEATFGYVARELGKRGVAFICAREHPGPDALGRVLKREFGGPYIVNEGYDAQAAEAAIVAGDADAAAFGRLYIANPDLPERLRRHAALNEPQPATFYTKGPVGYTDYPALAG
- a CDS encoding DUF3617 domain-containing protein, with translation MQRAQIVFPGLVVALLLFAGAHSPAFASDAELPKRRPGLWRISTISPEIGLQTHDVCIEDGDSIVGAQDESCAKPSIAHANDQIIVTIECGPKDARDVTSLLFTGDFQSWYRAQSKTTASSRRSGFTIDAKFLSERCAN
- a CDS encoding pentapeptide repeat-containing protein, producing the protein MRSPNLKWIGRDLFIAASALLFVTAPLCALAAEITRAEIEQKLAEAHGEPIDLSNLDLSGVDLSGLNMHGADFFSTRLAGAKLAKADLSAANFTRADLQNADFSGAQMKAAALYAALLDGANFADADLSNVRIIGGGKGVNFHNAKLIGADLGADPANQGMVPVRAELPGANFDGADLTRANLTHAVLTGANFTAAIVTGARFDYAVLDGSNLSLGR